A single Endozoicomonas sp. NE40 DNA region contains:
- the oppD gene encoding oligopeptide ABC transporter ATP-binding protein OppD, which translates to MSLLTVNDLEVRFNTPDGEVVAVNRLNFSLQAGETLGLVGESGSGKTQTAFALMGLLAKNGSVKGSAIFSDQNLLALPDSEMNKIRANQIAMIFQDPMTSLNPYMKVGPQLMEVLQHHKGMNKKAAFAESVRMLDAVKMPEARQRMSMYPHEFSGGMRQRVVIAMALLCQPGLLIADEPTTALDVTVQAQIMVLLQELKQDFGTSIILISHDLGIIAGLCDKVLVMYAGQTMEYGTTDDIFYNPSHPYTQALLASIPRIDSHSTELVSIPGNPPNLLNLPPGCPFQERCQHTSSNCQHSQPELRTFADQRQRACFWKPESEVKP; encoded by the coding sequence ATGAGCCTGTTAACGGTTAATGATCTGGAAGTTCGCTTCAATACCCCTGACGGTGAAGTCGTCGCGGTGAACCGGCTGAATTTCTCTTTGCAGGCCGGTGAAACCCTTGGACTGGTTGGCGAGTCCGGCTCCGGCAAAACACAGACCGCGTTCGCCCTGATGGGGTTGCTGGCAAAAAACGGTTCAGTGAAAGGCTCAGCCATCTTTTCAGATCAAAACCTGCTGGCCCTGCCTGATTCTGAAATGAATAAAATCAGGGCTAACCAGATCGCCATGATTTTTCAGGACCCAATGACTTCCCTGAACCCTTATATGAAAGTGGGACCCCAGCTGATGGAAGTTCTGCAGCATCACAAGGGTATGAATAAAAAAGCGGCGTTTGCAGAATCCGTCAGAATGCTCGATGCCGTAAAAATGCCGGAAGCCCGCCAGCGCATGTCCATGTATCCTCACGAATTTTCGGGCGGTATGCGCCAGCGGGTGGTCATCGCCATGGCATTGCTTTGCCAGCCCGGACTGCTGATTGCTGACGAGCCCACAACGGCTCTGGATGTGACGGTTCAGGCGCAGATCATGGTATTACTGCAGGAGCTGAAGCAGGACTTTGGCACATCGATTATTCTCATCTCCCATGATCTTGGCATCATTGCCGGACTCTGCGACAAAGTACTGGTGATGTACGCCGGCCAGACCATGGAGTACGGTACAACAGACGATATTTTCTACAATCCCTCCCACCCTTACACTCAGGCTCTGCTGGCATCAATTCCCCGCATTGACAGTCATTCCACAGAGCTGGTTTCTATTCCCGGCAACCCGCCCAATCTGCTGAACCTGCCACCGGGCTGTCCCTTTCAGGAACGCTGCCAACATACCTCAAGCAACTGCCAACACTCACAACCTGAACTCAGAACCTTTGCAGACCAGCGACAACGAGCCTGTTTCTGGAAACCGGAAAGCGAGGTTAAACCATGA
- the oppF gene encoding murein tripeptide/oligopeptide ABC transporter ATP binding protein OppF, translating to MNNAPLLSVRNLKVHFPVTGDKTWPWQKSPVLKAVDGISFDLSAGETLGIVGESGCGKSTLARAIIGLTAATAGEVIWQGRSVTGLKKQERRDIQQQIQMIFQDPLASLNPRLTIGDIIAEPLRNYQPELSKPVVRQQVREMMDRVGLLPNVINRYPHEFSGGQCQRVGIARALILKPQLVICDEPVSALDVSIQAQVINLLQALQQEMGLALLFIAHDLSVVKHISDRVLVMYLGSEMESANSEQLYAQPMHPYTRALLASVSVPDPHLERSKLNNQTIELLEGDLPSPINPPSGCVFRTRCPVAKQDCARIKPDFQDKGNQHKVACPNT from the coding sequence ATGAACAATGCTCCATTATTAAGTGTTCGAAACCTCAAAGTGCATTTTCCGGTGACGGGTGACAAAACCTGGCCGTGGCAGAAGTCTCCTGTGCTCAAAGCCGTTGACGGCATAAGCTTTGACCTGTCGGCAGGGGAAACCCTTGGCATTGTCGGGGAGTCTGGCTGTGGCAAATCAACCCTGGCAAGAGCCATTATTGGTTTGACAGCGGCAACAGCAGGGGAGGTGATCTGGCAGGGCAGGTCTGTTACCGGTTTAAAGAAGCAGGAGCGCCGGGACATACAACAGCAAATTCAGATGATCTTTCAGGACCCGCTGGCATCCCTGAACCCACGCTTGACCATTGGCGACATCATTGCCGAACCACTGCGGAACTATCAGCCAGAGTTGTCAAAGCCGGTCGTTCGCCAGCAAGTCAGAGAAATGATGGACAGGGTAGGGTTACTGCCCAATGTTATTAACCGCTACCCTCATGAGTTTTCAGGCGGTCAGTGCCAGCGGGTGGGCATCGCCCGGGCTCTGATACTGAAACCCCAACTGGTGATCTGTGATGAGCCGGTGAGTGCGCTGGATGTCTCCATTCAGGCACAGGTGATTAATCTGTTACAGGCATTGCAGCAGGAGATGGGGCTGGCACTGCTGTTTATCGCCCACGACCTCAGTGTCGTGAAGCATATCAGCGACCGTGTGCTGGTTATGTATCTTGGCAGTGAAATGGAATCAGCGAATTCGGAACAGCTGTATGCTCAACCCATGCATCCTTACACCCGGGCGTTGCTGGCTTCCGTATCAGTGCCAGACCCTCACCTTGAACGCAGTAAATTGAATAACCAGACCATCGAACTGCTCGAAGGCGATCTGCCATCCCCCATCAACCCGCCTTCCGGCTGCGTTTTCCGAACCCGCTGCCCTGTCGCCAAACAGGACTGCGCCCGGATAAAACCGGACTTTCAGGATAAAGGTAACCAGCACAAAGTCGCCTGCCCGAATACCTGA
- the oppC gene encoding oligopeptide ABC transporter permease OppC: protein MAKKTSINTPLSNQSQTAVEQFSKTLEEQSQVAGRSLWEDALRRFLGNRAAVLSMIMLMVILLLVLFGSSISQYTFDEIDWSNMTSPPSIETGHYFGTDHLGRDLFVRTLEGGRISFMVGVLGALVAVIIGTVYGSIAGYLGGRIDVVMMRVVEILESFPFMFLVILLVTFFGRSILLIFIAIGAVSWLDMARIVRGQTLSLKRREFVDAAIISGANTRQILFRHLIPNLLGIVVVYASLLVPGMILFESFLSFLGLGVQEPMTSWGALVNEGSLSIEVAIWQLIFPTAFLVVTLFCFNFIGDGLRDALDPKER from the coding sequence ATGGCTAAAAAGACGTCCATCAACACGCCATTGAGCAACCAGAGCCAGACAGCGGTTGAACAGTTTTCTAAAACTCTTGAGGAACAGAGTCAAGTCGCTGGCCGTAGCCTCTGGGAAGACGCCCTCCGTCGTTTTCTAGGCAACCGTGCTGCTGTCCTGAGCATGATCATGCTGATGGTGATTTTGCTGTTAGTCCTGTTTGGCTCATCAATCAGTCAGTACACTTTTGACGAAATTGACTGGTCGAATATGACCAGTCCCCCTTCCATTGAAACCGGTCATTACTTTGGTACAGACCACCTTGGGCGCGATCTGTTTGTCCGTACTCTGGAAGGCGGGCGAATTTCGTTTATGGTGGGAGTCCTTGGTGCGCTGGTTGCGGTGATTATCGGTACCGTCTATGGCTCCATTGCCGGTTATCTTGGCGGGCGAATTGATGTGGTGATGATGCGTGTCGTAGAAATTCTTGAATCTTTTCCTTTCATGTTTCTGGTGATTCTACTGGTTACCTTTTTTGGACGTTCCATACTGCTTATTTTTATTGCTATTGGTGCAGTCTCCTGGCTGGATATGGCCCGTATTGTAAGGGGGCAGACGCTTAGCCTGAAACGCAGAGAGTTTGTTGACGCTGCCATTATCAGTGGTGCCAATACGAGACAGATTCTGTTTCGTCATCTGATTCCTAACCTGTTGGGAATTGTTGTGGTCTACGCCTCGTTGCTGGTGCCGGGTATGATTCTGTTCGAGTCTTTCCTCAGTTTTCTGGGGCTCGGTGTTCAGGAGCCCATGACCAGCTGGGGCGCATTAGTGAATGAAGGCTCGCTGTCTATTGAAGTCGCCATCTGGCAACTGATTTTTCCAACGGCATTTCTGGTGGTCACCCTGTTCTGCTTCAATTTTATCGGCGATGGTTTGCGGGATGCCCTTGACCCTAAAGAACGATAG
- the oppB gene encoding oligopeptide ABC transporter permease OppB, whose amino-acid sequence MLLFILKRLALAIPTLLILVTLSFFLIQTAPGSPFTGDFNMPPEILANLEAKYQLDEPLHRQYFYYLSDLLKGDLGPSFKYQDYSVNELVAQSLPLSIKLGLTAFVVMVTVGVSLGTVAAIRQNTLVDYLVMSFSMTGVVLPSFVIAPILVLLFAVTLGWLPAGGWNDGSWQNMVLPVASLTIVYIASVARIMRSSMIETLNSPFIRTARAKGLPAHRIVLRHALKPSLLPVVSYLGPAFVGIITGSVVIETVFGLPGIGQHFVNGALNRDYSLVLGLTIIVGALTILFTTLVDILYGLIDPRIRIKH is encoded by the coding sequence ATGCTGCTATTCATTCTGAAACGACTGGCACTGGCGATTCCCACCCTGTTAATACTGGTGACGCTGTCGTTTTTTCTGATTCAGACAGCGCCGGGCAGCCCGTTTACGGGGGACTTTAATATGCCCCCGGAGATCCTTGCCAACCTGGAGGCCAAATACCAGCTCGACGAACCGCTGCACCGGCAATACTTCTACTATCTGTCCGACCTGCTGAAGGGCGACCTTGGTCCTTCGTTTAAATATCAGGATTACTCGGTCAACGAACTGGTTGCCCAGAGTCTGCCCCTGTCCATCAAACTCGGATTAACGGCTTTTGTCGTTATGGTCACCGTGGGCGTCAGCCTGGGTACTGTTGCAGCTATCCGGCAGAATACCTTGGTCGATTATCTGGTGATGAGTTTTTCAATGACAGGTGTCGTACTACCATCGTTTGTTATTGCGCCAATTCTGGTGCTGCTGTTTGCAGTCACTTTAGGCTGGTTACCCGCTGGCGGCTGGAATGATGGCAGCTGGCAGAACATGGTGTTGCCCGTGGCATCACTCACCATTGTTTATATTGCTTCTGTCGCACGCATCATGCGCTCCAGTATGATTGAAACCCTGAACAGCCCATTCATAAGGACAGCACGGGCAAAAGGGCTTCCGGCTCATCGCATCGTATTACGGCACGCCCTAAAACCTTCGCTGCTTCCGGTTGTGTCATACCTCGGACCCGCCTTTGTTGGCATTATCACCGGTTCAGTGGTGATTGAAACCGTGTTTGGCTTACCGGGCATAGGGCAACACTTTGTGAACGGTGCGCTGAACCGGGACTACTCGCTGGTGCTGGGTCTGACTATTATCGTTGGCGCGCTGACCATCCTGTTTACGACCCTGGTCGATATACTCTACGGACTGATTGATCCCAGAATCAGAATAAAACACTAA